The Sagittula stellata E-37 sequence CACTCAACGCGCCGGATCGCCTGCGGTTCGACTTCAGCCACGGCAAGGCGCTTTCCGCGTCCGAAATCAAGAATGTGGAACGCGACGTGAACGCGTACATCCGGCAGAACACGCCGGTGTCGACGCGCCTCATGACACCGGACGACGCGCGCGCCATCGGGGCGCAGGCGCTGTTCGGCGAGAAGTACGGCGACGAGGTTCGCGTGGTCTCGATGGGCGCAAAGCCCGGTTCCGGCAAGGGGGCCGACGGCGCCACCTATTCGCTGGAATTGTGCGGCGGCACGCACGTCCGTCAGACCGGCGACATCGGCGCCTTCGTCTGCCTAGGTGACAGCGCGTCTTCGGCCGGCGTGCGCCGTATCGAGGCGCTCACCGGGCAGCTCGCGCTCGACCACCTGGCACAGCAGGGCCAGACGCTGGCCGCCGTCGCGGCCGAGATGAAAGCACCGGCCTCGGAAGTCCCGGCCCGCGTCCGCACCCTGCTGGAGGAACGCCGCAAGCTCGAAAGCGAGGTGGCGAGCCTGCGTCGCGAACTGGCCATGTCCGGTGGCGGGCAAGGCGCGGGTCCCGAAGCCGAAGAGATCGGCGGCGTGAAGTTCCTGGCCCAGGTGCTGACCGGCGTGACCGGCAAGGACCTGCCGCCGCTGATCGACGAGCACAAGTCCCGGCTCGGCTCCGGTGCGGTGCTGCTGATCGCCGACGCCGGGGGCAAGGCTGCCGTGGCCGCAGGCGTCACCGATGACCTGAAGGGCACGCTCTCGGCTGTCGATCTGGTAAAAGCCGCGGTGCCGGAGCTGGGCGGCAAGGGGGGCGGCGGACGTCCCGACATGGCCCAGGGCGGCGGCGCCTCGGTCGCGAATGCCGAGGCCGCGATTGCGGCGGCACGGGCCGTGATTGCAGGATGACGCACGGCCCGGGGTTGACCCCGGGGCGGCAGACCGTTTCAAACCAGATGGCCCCGGACACCCGCCGGGGCCAGTTCTTTTTGGAGGAAATGAGATGCCAGCACTCTGGATCGCGCATGTCTCGGTGACCGACGCCGAGGCCTACGGAAAATACGCCGAACTGGCGGGACCCGCCATCGCCGCCCACGGCGGAGAATTCATCGCGCGCGGAGGGCGTTACGTGCAGCTCGAAGGCCGCGACCGACCGCGCAATGTGGTCGCGCGCTTTGCCAGCGTCGAGGCAGCGGTGGAGTGCTACAACTCGGACGCCTACCAGGCGGCGCTGGAACACGCACGTGGCGCCTCCGAACGCGACCTCATGGTGGTCGAGATCACCGAGTGATCCCGCTGGCGGAGCTTCGCCGCAGCTTTGCCGGGCCGGGGCGGATCGACTGGATCGGTCTCCGCCCTGCGCGCCTTGCGCCGTCGCTGTCCGTTTCGCGCTGTACCGTTTCGGAGAACGGTCTGGACGGCGACCATGGGCGCGGCGGCAAACGCGCCGTCACGCTGATCCAGGCCGAACACATCCCTGTCATCGCGGCCCTCTGCGGGCAGGAGGTCACGGCGGCCATGCTGCGTCGCAACCTTGTCGTCTCCGGGCTCAACCTGACGGCCGCGCGGGAATTCGGACTGAAGATCGGCGAGGTCGTGCTGGAGATCACCGCACCCTGCGCCCCGTGCTCGCGGATGGAAACCGTTCTGGGGCAGGGCGGCTACACCGCGATGCGTGGCCACGGCGGGTGGTGCGCCAAAGTGCTCGTATCCGGCGAAATTGAAGTTGGTCACAGGGTTATCCACAGCTCTTGATCCCTGTTCGGCGCCTTCCCGCCCGAAATTTACCGCAGTGTGAGCGATGGTTTGCCATAGGCGGATTCCGGCCTTTGGCCCGTCTTTGAGACGTGGCTGATTCGAGGGAAACTGAGATTATTGCGCAGTTATCCACAGTAACCTTTTCTGAATCTGGAATTGTTTCCGCTAATGAAAGCGCCCAAGGCGTGCCAACATCGCGAAACCGTTGCAAAAATATGGCACTCAGGCCACAGATTCCCGATTTTCCGGGGGAATCCGGGGGTCTAGGTCAAATTTGCTGCGGCAAGTACGGAATTCCTGTCGCGCCACCTGAATTTCTTTGGCTAAGGTTCTCTCACCTACAATTTTTCTTGGGAGAAAGATCATGAAAAAAGTTCTTGCTGGCGCCGCTGTTCTTGCAGCTCTCGCAGCTCCGGCCTTCGCTTGGGAAGGTCAGGTCGTGGCGTGCTACGACAAAGTCTGGGTCCCCGCCAAGTACAACACCTCCAAGACCCTGATCATGGCAGCTCACACCGAGTGGGAGCACGCAGCCAACGGTCAGATGGTGCAGATGCACTACCCGGCGGTCTACAAGGAGAACAAGACGCTGGCAGCCCCCGGTCACTACGTGGCCGTGAAGACCGCCTGCAAGTAATCCTCCTCTGAGGTAAGAAATCGAAGGGCGTGGGGTGCTGCCAACCCGCGCCCTTTTTGCTTGCCGTGGCCTTTGTGTTTCTGGCCCGGAAATTCTCCGGACACGGCCTGTGGAAAACTTGCCAACGCGCCGGAAATATTGAAGAGTCCCGGGCAGGGCTGAAACAGGGGGCAACATGGGACGCGTCTTGGCGTGGACAATGGCATTGGCGTGTCTTGCCAATTCCTCCGCAGCGGCGGCGGATATCGACGGGCTGCCCGGTCCGCGCTGCTACAAGAAAATCAGCGTCGAGGCGAAATACGACTATTCCCGGCGTCTCGTTCGCAAGGCACGTCTCGTGCATGACGAGAACGACAAGGGGCAGATCACCATGACGCATTACCCGGCGATCTACATCGAGGAAAAGACCCTCATCGCACCGGCCTATGTGCTGCTCAGGGAAGTCAACTGCACGAAGCGCGTCCTGCGCAGGGCAGAGCCGCTGCCATCGGGAGAATGCGTTCAGACACGCGGCTGCGAAGAGCTGGAACCCGTGTCCGCCGACTGAAGCCGCGCCACCGTCCCAAAACGAAAAAGGCCGGTGCGTCCCGGCCCTTTCCTTCATCTTGGCGAAAATACCTTCGGGGGTCCGGGGGTGAAACCCCCGGCGGGTCGCCCTCGCAAGAGGGCGAAACCCGTTCAGGCAGAGCGCGACGCCCGCTTGCGCTCATGCGGGTCGAGGAAGCGCTTGCGCAGCCGTACGGCATTCGGTGTGACCTCAACCAGCTCGTCGTCGTTGATGTAGGCGATGGCCTCTTCCAGCGACAGGGACATGGGCGTCGTCAGGCGCACGGCCTCGTCGGTGCCCGACGCCCGCACGTTGGTCAGCTTCTTGCCCTTCAGCGGGTTCACTTCCAGGTCGTTGTCGCGGGAATGCTCGCCGATGATCATGCCGGTGTAGACCGGGGACTGTGCGCCGATCATCATCTTGCCGCGATCTTCCAGGTTCCACAGCGCGTAGGCCACGGCCTCGCCGCTCTCCATCGAGATCAGCACGCCCTGGCGGCGGCCCGGGATGGCGCCCTTGTGCGGCGTCCAGCCGTGGAACACGCGGTTCAGCACGCCGGTGCCGCGGGTGTCGGTCAGGAACTCGCCGTGGTAGCCGATCAGGCCGCGCGAGGGGACATGCGCGATGATCCGGGTCTTGCCCGCACCGGCGGGACGCATCTCCACCAACTCGCCCTTCCGCACGCCGGTGATCTTCTCGATCACCGCGCCCGAGTACTCGTCGTCCACGTCGATTGTCGCTTCCTCGACGGGCTCCATGAGCTCGCCGTCGACCTCTTTCATGATCACCTGCGGGCGCGAGATCGACAGTTCGAATCCTTCGCGGCGCATGTTCTCGATCAGCACGCCCATCTGCAGTTCGCCGCGGCCGGACACCTCGAAGGCCTCGCCGCCGGGGGTGTCCTTGATCCGGATGGCGACGTTGGTCTCCGCCTCCTTGTACAGGCGGTCGCGGATCACGCGGGACTGCACCTTCTTGCCGTCACGACCGGCGAGCGGGCTGTCGTTGATCCCGAAGGTCACGGTGATCGTCGGCGGGTCGATGGGTTGGGCTTCCAGCGGTTGGTCCACCGCAAGCGCGCACAGCGTATCCGCCACGGTGGTCTTGGTCATGCCTGCGACCGACACGATGTCACCGGCAAAGGCCTCGTCGATGTCCTGCAACTGCAACCCGCGGAATGCCTGGATCTTGGTGACACGGAACTGCTCGATCTTCTGGCCAATGCGGCTGATCGACTGGATCGTCTGGCCGACCTTGACGTGGCCGGATTCGATCCGCCCGGTCAGCAGGCGGCCGACGAAAGGGTCGGCGCCCAGCGTGACGGCCAGCATACGGAAATCGTCGTCCACCAGCTTGACCTGCTTCGGGGCAGGGACGTGGTCGACGATCAGGCGGAACAGCGCGTCGAGGTTCTTGCGCGGGCCGTCCAGTTCCGTGTCGCACCAGCCCGAGCGGCCGGAGGCATAAAGGTGTGGGAAGTCGAGCTGGTCCTCATCGGCGTCGAGGGCCGAGAACAGGTCGAAGACTTCGTCCAGTGCGCGATCCGGCTCCGCGTCGGGCTTGTCGACCTTGTTCAGAACCACGATGGGCCGAAGGCCCAGGGCCAGCGCCTTGGAGGTCACGAACTTGGTCTGCGGCATCGGGCCTTCGGCCGCGTCCACCAGCAGCACCACGCCGTCGACCATCGACAGGATGCGTTCCACCTCGGCGCCGAAGTCGGCGTGGCCGGGGGTGTCCACGATATTGATCCGCGTGCCCTTCCATTCGACGGACGTCGCCTTGGCAAGGATGGTGATCCCTCGTTCGCGTTCGAGGTCGTTCGAGTCCATGGCCCTCTCGGCCACGGCCTGGTTGGCGCGGAAGGCGCCGGATTGCTTCAGCAGTTCGTCGACGAGGGTCGTCTTGCCGTGGTCGACGTGCGCGATGATCGCGACGTTGCGCAATTGCATGTCTGTTTCCTCTTGTCCGGATTGCCGCCCGCGTAGCGACAGTCGGGCCAAAACACCAGTGCCAATCGGTCGCAAACCCCCCTGTTGCATGGATGTGACGGATCACACCTCACGTTTTCGCGCGCGGAACAGGCGGGGATTGGCCGGGTGCATTCACGTCATCGGCACCGATTGGCCAAGAATGGCCAGACGACGGAAATCGCACACGAAATCGGGAACGGAAACGGGGGGTAGAGCCGTTGAAAGGGCACACGAGATGGCCACATGGCTGTCGAGCGCCCGAGCAGACCGGCCGAAAAACCGGAACGAGGCGTGAAAACA is a genomic window containing:
- a CDS encoding DUF1330 domain-containing protein — protein: MPALWIAHVSVTDAEAYGKYAELAGPAIAAHGGEFIARGGRYVQLEGRDRPRNVVARFASVEAAVECYNSDAYQAALEHARGASERDLMVVEITE
- a CDS encoding MOSC domain-containing protein; the encoded protein is MIPLAELRRSFAGPGRIDWIGLRPARLAPSLSVSRCTVSENGLDGDHGRGGKRAVTLIQAEHIPVIAALCGQEVTAAMLRRNLVVSGLNLTAAREFGLKIGEVVLEITAPCAPCSRMETVLGQGGYTAMRGHGGWCAKVLVSGEIEVGHRVIHSS
- the typA gene encoding translational GTPase TypA; translated protein: MQLRNVAIIAHVDHGKTTLVDELLKQSGAFRANQAVAERAMDSNDLERERGITILAKATSVEWKGTRINIVDTPGHADFGAEVERILSMVDGVVLLVDAAEGPMPQTKFVTSKALALGLRPIVVLNKVDKPDAEPDRALDEVFDLFSALDADEDQLDFPHLYASGRSGWCDTELDGPRKNLDALFRLIVDHVPAPKQVKLVDDDFRMLAVTLGADPFVGRLLTGRIESGHVKVGQTIQSISRIGQKIEQFRVTKIQAFRGLQLQDIDEAFAGDIVSVAGMTKTTVADTLCALAVDQPLEAQPIDPPTITVTFGINDSPLAGRDGKKVQSRVIRDRLYKEAETNVAIRIKDTPGGEAFEVSGRGELQMGVLIENMRREGFELSISRPQVIMKEVDGELMEPVEEATIDVDDEYSGAVIEKITGVRKGELVEMRPAGAGKTRIIAHVPSRGLIGYHGEFLTDTRGTGVLNRVFHGWTPHKGAIPGRRQGVLISMESGEAVAYALWNLEDRGKMMIGAQSPVYTGMIIGEHSRDNDLEVNPLKGKKLTNVRASGTDEAVRLTTPMSLSLEEAIAYINDDELVEVTPNAVRLRKRFLDPHERKRASRSA